The following are encoded in a window of Ricinus communis isolate WT05 ecotype wild-type chromosome 4, ASM1957865v1, whole genome shotgun sequence genomic DNA:
- the LOC8258122 gene encoding uncharacterized protein LOC8258122 produces the protein MGSSNETSWADQWDDGPDPVHDYQNSKSNSTSSTAKYKQKVGEGLGKTKEVASTGFKKVKEGTVSGFHWIKDKYQKKTQKH, from the coding sequence ATGGGCAGTTCTAATGAAACATCATGGGCTGATCAATGGGACGATGGCCCCGATCCTGTTCATGACTATCAGAACAGCAAAAGCAACAGCACCAGTTCTACTGCTAAATATAAACAGAAGGTAGGAGAAGGCCTTGGCAAGACTAAAGAAGTGGCTTCAACTGGTTTCAAGAAGGTTAAAGAAGGGACCGTCAGTGGTTTCCATTGGATCAAAGACAAGTATCAGAAGAAGACCCAGAAACATTAG